A stretch of DNA from Triticum dicoccoides isolate Atlit2015 ecotype Zavitan chromosome 2A, WEW_v2.0, whole genome shotgun sequence:
AAGTTCCACTTGATACGTTCTCCAAATAGACCGCCCCTCTCTGACTTCAAGAACTTGTACAGTGGGGCAGCATTGTTGCCGTTCACGTCAACCTGTTGTCAACTCAGAAATGTTTAGATAAAAAATAAGTGCATTTGTGTTTGGAAGCTAGCACGCACACAGAAATGGAAACAAAGATTTTCGCTGGAATAGACCTTGCGAAAAATAGGAAACTCTGCTTGGAAGCGATTGCAAGCAAACTCCACAATCTTCTCATCGCTATCTGGTTCCTGTCCAGCAAATTGATTGCAGGGGAACGCCAATATCTCCAATCCTAATTGCAGCAGAAAACACGCAACGATAAATGAAGATTGAAGACGAAGTATAAAATGCAAGTTATTTGACCTGCACAATGGCACATCTTGTCTTACTATTTATTTATAACTCATCATACTAAAGACTTGCAGCCTAACATAAACTGTAGATTTCTCTTCTATCATTTTTTTTAAGGTCTTCTATCATTATTTAGCCCAAGGTTGGTTCCAATCTCAAATCTGAAAACTAACTCAACTTGAATAGTTGGATCCAAATATAGCATAGCTTCTGTAATATCTGTTTGATGGGAAGCAAACTGTTGATCAGGTCCCACTTCTAGGACTTTTTGACACCACTGTAGTCTTGTAAAAGCAATATGACTTCAAAACACATTCAGTCATAGTATAAGCCTATACCTGAGAAGCCATGCTCTTGACCAGCTAGGCAAGCTACAGGTAAGTTCTGCTGCTGCTTTAGTAAGCAGGTGAAGTGTATTCTGTATGCACACATTATGACCGAGAAACCACTCAGATGCCACATCTGTTGTGCTGATTGGATTGCATTTCTTATGAGTTTCTACTCTCTAGTGAAGGCAAAGACAATGGATTTTTCTCTAAAAAAATGGAACATTCCCCGCGATGTACAAAAGTGATGCATCGAAGAGTTTTAATCATTCCCCACAACAAGATATAACCATACCATTTAAATACAAAGCATTTATATCATATATCGTGTTCAGTTTTAATACAAATAGCAAATGAACAAAAAACATGGTTAAGAACCGTACAACGTACCAAATTAGAATCTGCTAAACTACTAAATAAGGCTGGGGTGAATATAATGCATTAGATAGAGCTACTGCTATAGTGGAATGACATGTGCAAAGCTATAGAAAAGTAGGTACCTTTCTCCCTGTATTTCTCATAGAGCTGACCCAGTTCCGTGTAGTTGGAATTGGCCAGACCACTGCAGGGATATCAACTCAGGTGGTGTAAACACAGATTCAAACAGGAGGATTTCAAACTAAAACTGCAAAACACGCTACCATCGAGATGCGACATTCACAATAAGCAGGACTTTCCCCTTGTATCTGCTGAGCTCAACATCATTTCCTCTTACATCCTGCAGAGAAATCCCACGGGTGTTTCGGTTAGAAGGATGGCATGGAACTGTGAACTGTACATGAATGAAAACAAACGGACATACTGAATAATTTAATTATCTTCTTGTTCGCAAGCAAATCATCCACAAGAATATATGATGGATGAACNNNNNNNNNNNNNNNNNNNNNNNNNNNNNNNNNNNNNNNNNNNNNNNNNNNNNNNNNNNNNNNNNNNNNNNNNNNNNNNNNNNNNNNNNNNNNNNNNNNNNNNNNNNNNNNNNNNNNNNNNNNNNNNNNNNNNNNNNNNNNNNNNNNNNNNNNNNNNNNNNNNNNNNNNNNNNNNNNNNNNNNNNNNNNNNNNNNNNNNNNNNNNNNNNNGGGGGGGCAGAGGGAGGGATGGCAGGAGGACCTTAACGACGAAGTCATGGACGGAACCACCAAGCTTGGAGGATGACTCTGCCGCACCCATGTTTGCTCTCAGCAATACTGTAATGTTTCCACTTGAGAAGGATTGGAGAAGAGCCTTAAGCGGCAGCACTCTGAAGAACTTGTGACAAGTGGCAAGCACCTGTCCTGAGATTTATTTGTGCATCTCAGGAAGTCTTAGAATGTCTTAAAATTCCTCATTATTTGCAGTCCATATGCTGTCCACAGATTCTAATAAAAACCACACAAATTGCAAAGCATTGATATTTGAATGGGCTATTCCTGATTGAGAAATATTAATGGCAGAGAAGCTACAAAGAGAAGTAGACAAAATATTTTGGGCCTACAGTACACCAGCTACTACAATGACTTATTTTTGGACATTCTTTAAACGATGAGTTTTTAAAACTATTGTTAGAATGCAAACGGAAGGGGAAGAAAACAGTGTTACTCCACTGGTTTGGCCAAATGTAGAGTCATACGGAAACAGTTACAAAAGTTAAAACAGTATCCTTCCAATCAAGGCATAGCCGGAAAAAAATATCACGTCAAAATCACATAAGCACAAAAACCAAGGACAATCAGCCCAGCAGAAACTAGCCACAGAAATGCTTGTAGAAAGATGCAGTTACCCAAGTGGTTAGAAACACAGATGACCACAAAAACCATTCAAGCAGGGTACTGAACATTACACAGCAAGATATTTCATAAACAATCAGCATGCTTCCAAAACCTGGCAAGTCATGATAAGCTGTCGGCACATTATTCCCTGGATCCAGCACCTAATACGATAGGCAGACTCGAAGTCCTGAACGACAAACAGTCACAAATAATAACACGGCGAGTCGAGCTACAGCGACAGACATGGTGTAATTCTAGGGATTACAACGATAAGGCCACCAGATGGTAGCATCTTCACAGCATACTGTCTGTCCTCGCTGGCAGTCGCCTGAAGAAGTTTACTGGCGTTGATGGCAACCTGTGCCTGAACCTCGGGTGCCTCATGGCATAGAACCCTCCTAATGCTGCGAGAACCTGGAGCGGTGTGACGTACAGCACTATCGCGGCTATGAAACAGAATAGCACAAATATTGCTGTGGCCCGAGGATCCCTCCAACTGAGCAGTGCCTGAACTCTCTCCCCTTGGGTTGCGATATCGCCAACAACAGTCTGTATCCTTCCAGCAACACTCCTCAGCCTATCATACCTCATCCTTACAACCTCTTGGCTCCGGCTTGTGGGGAATGTGTCAAACTCTTCGTCGAGTTCATCTGGGTGAACAGCTTCTGCATGAGAGATCTTGGTGTTCATGTGTGGAGGGTAGCGAGGCCGGTAACGGTAGTTCCAGATCCCTATCAGGAACATGTACAAGAACACTGTTGGGAGTATGAGCTCTGGAAAGCACACCAGCATTATAAAGAGGATGTGAACCAGCACGGTGGTAATGGGGTTCTTCCATGCGCAGACACCACTGAACCACTTGCTGATGGCAAACAGGCCTGAGAAGACATTCATCAGCCTGAAGAAGTTTGCTTTGCTTCTCCTCATGCTCCACAAGTGAGAGTCAAAATCTGACATGTACTCAACAACTTCCTTCCTCAGAGGTGGCTCCATTCGGCTGAGACGGGCAGCCACAATCTGGACAGCTTGGTGGCGGAGCATGTCAACCTGAAGCACTGGTATTGGGCGTGCATAGTGCATCTTCGGCAGCAAAGGTCGGGAGTACAGGTATAGCATGTTGACCAATGACGTTGAGGAAAATCGTATGGCTAGGTGCAGTTCACCCATCTTCTTCACCCCTGATGGGTGCAGAACCAGGAGCGGATATGAGTGGGTGTATACTCGGCCAGTTTCAAGTGTTGAAAGGCGAATTCGGACCTTGCCGATTTTCGCATCTTTACCACTGGATGGCTTGTCCCCATTCCTCTCTCCAAGCTGGCCATTGTCAAAAGCACCAATAGTCAGGACAGTTGCCGGATCATAGACCTCCCAAGTGTACTGTTCATTGAACTTGGGGTTTGGATTGTTCATGATAGTACGTGTTCGCACCCACTTTGACCCATACTTTGCAACACAATAGGTGTCTGATGAACCTTTTCCATCACGTGTCTTCATAGGAACAATCCCCTGTGCACCAAGGACTCCAAGCTCAAGCAGACCAATCGACGGCTTCCAGAGTTGCTTGGCTGTTGGTCTGAGGTCACTGCTGTAGTTTGTAGACTCATCCAGAACATGATATCCTCCATCAAGGCAGAGACGGAGATGGAGCCGACTAGAGAACTTCTCTCTCTTTAGTTGATCTACATCAACAAGTACAGGCTTCTCAAGATTAAACCACTTCCCATGGACAATGCGGTCATCAGCCCGCCTATCAATCATCGTCAATGGTATAATTATCCGGCCAAGCGTCTCATCCTTGTTAGGAGCTACACGATCTTCAAGTGACAGAATAAGGTGATCCTCGAAAGGTTCAGCAGCCACAAACATAAGGTCTTCATTCCAAAATGGGTTGAAGTTTCTAGCCTGAACAGGTTTTGTCCTCCCATGCTGATGCCCCACCTGTGCTCTGACAAAAACATCTGGATAGCGGGTCTTATCATGTATGAGAATATCTTGGGCCTCAATTATATTAACTCGCAGGTACCACAGTCTGGGTGCATGGTAAACTTTCGACTTCATGTGTGTTACAGCAGATGGATCCTCAAGTGTAGCAGCATCTGAATGCCATGCATCAGGAAATGCCTCGTCAGCTTGGGTGCCAATCCAAACTGCCAGCATCAGCTCACCCCTTGACTTGTCCCCATCCTTATGAACAAGCCGGTACCATTCTGGAGCCAGTGGACTGTCAGGGGGCACACGTACTGGCACATCATTCAGATCGAATCGCACCATGCCAACAAAATCATCCCTGACAAGATCTTTGTCTTTGACCAACACTTCAATGACAGAGGCCTGCATACGTTCTCTAGAGAAAGCAAAGACAGCATTCCACTCAGGGTTCATCTGCTTCTCAAAGTGCTTAGTTATGCCCCTGTAGTTGCCAACTCTCACTTCCACGAAAGGATCCAGGCTCCCAGTGATGTCCATGTTAGGCAAGTCCCGTGCCTTGACCACACGCACAAACAGATACTGCATTCTCTCCACTAAGTCATAAGTACTAGCATGCTTCTCACCACCAATAACCCGACCACCAACAATCTGTCCACCACCGAGAAAGGGGCTGGTTTCTTTAAGTGCATAGTCCATGGGCTGCTGGGAGGCAGCTGAATACATCCTGACCATCTTGGGCTGTTGAGGTTGAGGTTTCATTTGCTCAACACCATACTTGGAGTTGGAGGGTTGCTCGGCAAAAGAGGCTGGAAGGTGGCCATGGTGCTGATGATGCTGTACATCCTTAGCTATGGTATGCAAGGTTCTCACTTCATCATGCCTGTGCTCTTGATGGCGCTGAGAAGCATTCAGATTAGTACCGGTTATATCAGCAGCAATCTGCTCAGCTTGAGTTGGAGGAGTATTGTTCGAAACAGGGTCCATTGCAGGAAGAGGGTTGGAAGCCCTGATGGAGGGGTCATTTGTGATGTACACTTTGAGGCCCAATTCCCCCTTGACACGGGAGAACATCCCACGCTTCTCCAGTGGATAGTGCATGATGACAGCATCGGTGAAGGGCACGAATGAGGTGCCAGCGATTCTGACCTTGCCAAGGAATGACCTGGAGCCTTCGATGGACTTGTGGATGTTGTAGACATATGCTTCAAGAGCGAGCTCGGGAAGATTTGTTGGATCAGAGACGTTGAAGTAGAAGCGCTCGTTCCAGACGGGGTTCAGGTCCTTCTCCTTGATGGCCGTGCGGAACCGCTGACCATCAAAGGTAAGCTCAACACAGGCGCTGGCAGAACCTTGCCCGTCCTTGGGCATGAGGTCATGAGCGCTTGCGACCTCCACGCCCAGCTTATACGACGCCATTGCTTTTGGTGATGATGTGTGATCTACTGCTGTGTACTGCACACATGAAAGAAAAGCACAGTTAGCGCCACTACCAAATGGTACAAACTGGCCACCACAGCCAAATAAGCACATATAAAAAGTAAAACACGGTTAGGTAGCACCCTGGCAAATGCAGCAATTTATCTTGCACAGCCAAATAAGCATACATATATAAAGAAAAGCACAGTTAGGTAGCAGCCTGGCAGATGCTACAAACTGAGTGTCACATCCAAATAAGAATAAAGaccaggcttaacaagaaaatcttATATGCTGCAGATGACTAAAGCGTCGCAATCACACTCGCATAACCACTCACTCCATAGATCGCCCCTGATCTACAGAAGAACCGGTGTGTTCCGGCTCCCCAAAGGGTGTGGTATTATTTCTATTTGCATGGTGAAATGAGAATCTCGGCAGGAGCAGTCCCCATCAAGCCTAGACATCCAGTCCACAGGACTAAACTAAATCTGCTTTCCAGTCAGCAAACAACCTCTAACGATGGCCTCAGACAGACTGCGACGCATCGGagctcacatcacaactgaaggcgACATACACGCACAGATCTAACCTGTGGATAATAAGCAGCATATATAAATAGTTaagtaaaacaaaaataaatatccGAATGAGGGAGCCGCGACAAGCGCATCAAGCTTTTGGCGAAAAGGCAGCCAGACGGGGGCACCAACTTAGTACTCTAATAGTTTATTGAATCAATCACAGAATCAAAGGTGATTCGTGGATTTAGCACGGCAGTGCCACACCTAATGGATCCGTGAGAATATGCGAAAGGGAGCGCTTTGTATTTTCGTCGGCGCAGCAAGCGCGGCGGACACTTAATAAACCCCCGAGAAACCCCGGGATTCGGCGCACCGGCGGCGAGCGGACACTGCGAATCGAGGCGGGGCGGAGAGGGGCGAGGGCCGGGGCTCACCTCTGGAGCTGGAGACGCCCAGATCCGGGCGGATCTGGCCCAATGCAGCCGGAGAGCGCGGGCCGACGGAGCCGCGAGCGCGCTTCAGTCCGCCGCCATGCTGTCCGTCGCCGGGCCGGCTGGTCGTACGGGAGGGCGGCCGGCGGAGGAGGGGATTCGGAGGAGGCGGAGGGTCTGGGTTTTGCGTGGCGTGCGGGGGAAAGATGGGAGCTTTGCGTTGGGTGTGAGCGAGTGAGGAGGAGGGTCTCTCTTGCGTGGACTCAAGAGGAGGAGGGCGGAGACGCGTGGGTGAGGCGTGGGTCGGtcgccgtcctcgtcctcgtcctcgtcctcgtgcGCCGCGCCGCGTCGGTTTCgggttcaggttcaggttctgtGCGCGTGAATGGCCAATTTTCTTCCACTTTCAGACCCACTTGAGGATTTAGGGAGGGCGATCCAATATCTCCTTACTTATTTTTTATTTGTGCGGAAGGATTGAGTTGTTTGCTGAAATTTAAAGGTCCGGTACATCTTTCTCGAGGTGTAAGAGTTGGCGTCATGCTTCATGGGTCTCACACCTACTATTCGCCGATGATTGCTCGGTCTTTACACAGGCTACGGTTGAGGCTGCCACTAGGCTGCATAACATTTTGGATATCTATAAAACAGCTTCTGGTCAGATGGTCAACCGTAGTAAATCAGTCATTTTCTTTAGCGCAAATTGTACTGATGAGACAAAGGCAATggtccatgtgaatatggagattgCGACGGAAGCATTAGTTGAGAAGTACCTTGGACTACCAACCGCCATTGATAAATCTTCTGATGTACAGTTTGAGCACATAGCAACAAATATTCGAAAATTGGTGAATGGGTATGTTCCTAAACTCTTAAGTAGTGCGGCAAGGGAAGTTTTGATTAAAGCGGTATGCCAAGCTATCCCAACTTATTCTATGAGCTGCTTTAGACTTTTCAAGAAATTGTGCAAGAAATTAACCAATATTGTGGCCCGCTTCTTTTGGGGGGGAGATGATAATAAGAGGGAATTGCATTGGAAGAAGTGGAAGGATATTGCAATACCTAAAGGAGAAGGAGGGATGGGTTTTAGGGATTTCGAATTATTCAACCAGGCTATGCTGGCGAAACAAGGCTGGAGGTTGCTTACATCACTAGATTCTCTATGCGCTAGAGTCTTAAAGGGTAAGTACTATCATGATCATGAATTTATGTCAGCTAAGAACAAAAGAGGATCCTCGCATATTTGGAGAGCCATTCTTCATGGCAGAGAGGGTCTAAAATTAGGCCTGATAAAGAGGGTTGGTGATGGTTCTTCTATTCACCCATGGGAGGATCCATGGATTCCTTTTAACCATGGTTTCAAACCCCTAATTCAGCTTCCTGATGCAGCTATCAGTAGGGTGGAAGAATTGATTGACGCAGACAATGGTGAATGGAATATGAATTTGATTAATGCAAATTTTGTGGAACCGGATGTTAGTGTAATATGCAGGATTCCGATTAGTAATTCAGCTGAGGATATTTGGGCTTGGCAACCAGAAAACATGGTCATTTCACTGTGAAATCGGCATATAGAGTTCTTCTCTCTAAAAGTCGTCAAACTTACCAGCCTGGGTCTAGCAtcaatcaggagaaggtatagaagAAAATGTGGAAACttgaggtccctcccaaggtgaagAATTTCTGGTGGCGTATTATCCATGACTTTATACCCTGTCGTGCCGTTTTGAAGCGACGACATATGGAACGTATTGATTTCTGTGACACTTGTGGTCAACAGGAAACTACAATGCATGCTATCTTTGATTGCACTTGGGCAAGGATCTTCTGGGAGCAGGTGAAGTCCCTAACTGGCATAAAAATTCCTGACCTACATCCACACTCTTGGATGTTCGATGTGGTGGATGGTACAAAGATACCCCAATCTGAAGCTTGTATAATTTTAAGTGGAGCATGGGCGATCTGAACTGAACGAAATGCAAGAAAGCATGGAGAGTCTGGGCGCTGTATCATGCAATCAGTAAGATGAGTGATAGACTCGGTAATGGACTCAACAAGTGCTGGAAAAGTAAGCAAGCCGAAGCAATCAAAACAAATAAAATGGAATCCACCTGATGAAGGCGTGATGAAGATTAATGTAGATGCATCCTTTGATGATGTTTCTTGTCAAGGTTCGACTGGGATGGTTATTCGGGATAGGGAGGGTGCATTACTTCGTGCACAAGCCCTTTGGTATAATTTTGCAGCTAGCTCACAGTCCATGGAAGCGGAAGCAATTCGAGATGGGGTTCGAATGGCTATTGAGAGAGGTTTCAGCAAAGTTGAGGTGGAAACTGATGCTCAAGCTATTGTTAAGTTGTGGGAGTCAGATACCTTCGATCGTTCAGAGATAGCTGCCATTCTTCAAGAGATCAGGGAGCTTTCTGATCAATTTGAGAGTTTTAGGCTGAAATTCGTTCGTAGAGAAGCTAATGAAGCGGCTCATTTATGTGCGAAGCAGGCGACAAGTGTTAGGAGAAGATGTTTATGGCTTAATTACACTCCTGTTTTCCTAATGAACACGTTGTATCGTGACTGTTTGCCTGCTTAAGTAAGCAATAAAACTCTTTTATGTTGCAAAAAAAGGTTCGCCTCGGTTTTTTTTTGAAACATCGCCTCGGGTTCTTTGCTCCGCAATTTCTCGCCTCTTTCCCTTGCTGCCTCTCGTCGGAATTCGAAATAGCGGGAGGCCCGTTGGGTCTGACTTTGACCAACGGACGGCAGCTGGCGCTGTGATGACTCCACTTTTACCACCACGGCGCTACGCTATGGTGTGTACTGCCTCCACAATCCCCACCACTATTAAATAATCAAATATAAATTTTCTTACGTGCACCCCGCAATTAGTCCCACAATACCCCACGATTCAGTCAGCACCATACGATTTGTCCATAAATCTCAATATAACAATCCTCATTGATTTAACAATTCTATGGTGTGCACTTGGCAATTTCCAATGACTAACCGTACTCCACCGAGGATAACACCCCACATCCCGCATCGGAAACTCCTACAATCACGCAGCGCATGCAATCTGAACTATCATCAGTTATCCTCTCTCCCTTCATTAACGCTCACCTCCCAATCTAATCAATTCCCGTCCGAAACCTCCATCCAAAAGCGAGAAATTCCCAAGAGCATGCAAGACGCCCGGCAATGCAAGCGAGCCGCTGCCACCGGG
This window harbors:
- the LOC119357202 gene encoding probable phospholipid hydroperoxide glutathione peroxidase; translated protein: MGAAESSSKLGGSVHDFVVKDVRGNDVELSRYKGKVLLIVNVASRCGLANSNYTELGQLYEKYREKGLEILAFPCNQFAGQEPDSDEKIVEFACNRFQAEFPIFRKVDVNGNNAAPLYKFLKSERGGLFGERIKWNFTKFLVDKEGHVMNRYAPTWSPLGIENDIKKLLEV
- the LOC119357199 gene encoding FT-interacting protein 3-like, whose translation is MASYKLGVEVASAHDLMPKDGQGSASACVELTFDGQRFRTAIKEKDLNPVWNERFYFNVSDPTNLPELALEAYVYNIHKSIEGSRSFLGKVRIAGTSFVPFTDAVIMHYPLEKRGMFSRVKGELGLKVYITNDPSIRASNPLPAMDPVSNNTPPTQAEQIAADITGTNLNASQRHQEHRHDEVRTLHTIAKDVQHHQHHGHLPASFAEQPSNSKYGVEQMKPQPQQPKMVRMYSAASQQPMDYALKETSPFLGGGQIVGGRVIGGEKHASTYDLVERMQYLFVRVVKARDLPNMDITGSLDPFVEVRVGNYRGITKHFEKQMNPEWNAVFAFSRERMQASVIEVLVKDKDLVRDDFVGMVRFDLNDVPVRVPPDSPLAPEWYRLVHKDGDKSRGELMLAVWIGTQADEAFPDAWHSDAATLEDPSAVTHMKSKVYHAPRLWYLRVNIIEAQDILIHDKTRYPDVFVRAQVGHQHGRTKPVQARNFNPFWNEDLMFVAAEPFEDHLILSLEDRVAPNKDETLGRIIIPLTMIDRRADDRIVHGKWFNLEKPVLVDVDQLKREKFSSRLHLRLCLDGGYHVLDESTNYSSDLRPTAKQLWKPSIGLLELGVLGAQGIVPMKTRDGKGSSDTYCVAKYGSKWVRTRTIMNNPNPKFNEQYTWEVYDPATVLTIGAFDNGQLGERNGDKPSSGKDAKIGKVRIRLSTLETGRVYTHSYPLLVLHPSGVKKMGELHLAIRFSSTSLVNMLYLYSRPLLPKMHYARPIPVLQVDMLRHQAVQIVAARLSRMEPPLRKEVVEYMSDFDSHLWSMRRSKANFFRLMNVFSGLFAISKWFSGVCAWKNPITTVLVHILFIMLVCFPELILPTVFLYMFLIGIWNYRYRPRYPPHMNTKISHAEAVHPDELDEEFDTFPTSRSQEVVRMRYDRLRSVAGRIQTVVGDIATQGERVQALLSWRDPRATAIFVLFCFIAAIVLYVTPLQVLAALGGFYAMRHPRFRHRLPSTPVNFFRRLPARTDSML